From Candidatus Neomarinimicrobiota bacterium, a single genomic window includes:
- the plsY gene encoding glycerol-3-phosphate 1-O-acyltransferase PlsY encodes MTELLIVIVLSYLVGSIPSAIIAARLTRGIDIREYGSGNVGGTNALRTLGWKIGMSVMIFDFAKGWFAAYYIAQLGYTNGIIDPLMVQILAGSFSIIGHIYTLFAGFKGGKGVGTAAGMLLALYPIALLFCFAVFATTVVTTKYVSLASMLGALTLPISLYIHEQFFEGDIEIARYVFAVLIVFLIFYTHRSNIQRLLKGEENKFSAYKAS; translated from the coding sequence TTGACAGAATTACTAATTGTAATCGTCCTTAGCTATCTTGTAGGCTCCATTCCAAGCGCGATAATTGCGGCAAGATTAACAAGAGGTATCGACATCAGAGAGTATGGCAGCGGAAACGTTGGAGGCACTAACGCGCTCCGGACTCTCGGCTGGAAAATCGGAATGTCGGTGATGATATTTGATTTTGCGAAGGGCTGGTTCGCGGCATATTACATCGCTCAGTTAGGTTATACTAACGGAATTATCGATCCTCTTATGGTACAAATTCTTGCCGGAAGTTTTTCGATTATAGGGCATATTTATACGCTGTTCGCCGGATTTAAAGGTGGAAAGGGTGTCGGAACCGCTGCCGGTATGCTCCTTGCTCTTTACCCGATTGCTCTTCTGTTTTGTTTTGCGGTATTTGCTACAACCGTTGTAACAACGAAGTATGTTTCACTTGCTTCCATGCTCGGAGCTCTCACATTGCCAATAAGCTTATATATTCATGAGCAGTTTTTTGAAGGAGATATTGAAATTGCGCGATATGTATTCGCAGTCCTTATCGTGTTTTTAATTTTTTATACGCATCGAAGTAATATTCAACGATTGTTAAAAGGCGAAGAAAATAAATTCAGCGCCTACAAAGCCAGCTAG
- a CDS encoding DUF971 domain-containing protein: MEPTNVEILPNDLAINWSDNHETYIDFVTLRTACPCAACKGEGHLWGKTTPTIDTSNLPPNAFELVGVSQVGNYAIQAVWADRHDSGIFSYDVLRSLCQCEECVADRAK; encoded by the coding sequence ATGGAACCGACAAATGTTGAAATATTACCAAATGATTTAGCCATTAACTGGTCAGATAACCATGAGACATATATAGATTTTGTTACTCTCCGCACAGCGTGTCCGTGCGCCGCTTGCAAAGGAGAGGGACATTTATGGGGGAAAACCACTCCTACAATAGATACGAGTAATCTCCCGCCAAACGCGTTCGAGTTGGTAGGGGTGAGTCAAGTAGGGAATTATGCTATCCAGGCCGTTTGGGCCGATAGGCACGATTCGGGTATCTTCTCATACGATGTTTTGAGGTCACTTTGTCAATGCGAAGAATGTGTTGCAGACCGGGCAAAATAA
- a CDS encoding aldo/keto reductase — protein MEYSYLGRSGLKVSKLCLGTMNFGPFADEQESHAIMDKALEIGINFFDTANVYGWKMGEGLTEKILGNWLAKDEVRRKQIVLATKVYGEMGKDPNESGLSKYHIIRACEESLQRLQTDRIDLYQMHHVERSTPYEEIWEAMEQLVKDGKVLYIGSSNFAGWDLAKAQSVASKRNFMGIISEQHKYSLSCRLPELEVLPSAKDHGIGIIPWSPLDGGLLGGHAFDANKKSRTADDFSVSKIKLLKKNIEDYYAFCKELGESPADVAIAWLLHNDAVTSPIIGPRNMEQLTGIIKSIEIKLTEESLNKLDEIWPGPGGSAPAAYSW, from the coding sequence ATGGAATACAGTTATTTAGGAAGAAGCGGTCTAAAGGTCTCGAAGCTCTGTCTCGGCACAATGAACTTCGGCCCATTTGCCGATGAACAAGAATCCCATGCGATTATGGATAAAGCGTTAGAAATAGGAATAAACTTTTTTGATACGGCAAATGTTTACGGCTGGAAAATGGGGGAAGGGTTGACGGAGAAAATATTAGGAAACTGGTTGGCAAAGGACGAAGTGAGAAGGAAGCAAATCGTCCTGGCAACCAAAGTTTACGGAGAGATGGGGAAAGATCCCAACGAGAGCGGATTATCGAAATACCACATCATTCGTGCTTGTGAGGAAAGTCTTCAACGGCTCCAAACTGACAGAATTGACCTGTATCAGATGCATCATGTGGAACGTTCTACTCCATATGAAGAGATATGGGAAGCGATGGAGCAGCTCGTTAAAGATGGGAAAGTGTTATATATAGGAAGCAGTAATTTTGCGGGATGGGATCTTGCTAAAGCCCAGTCCGTTGCGTCCAAACGAAATTTTATGGGAATTATTTCAGAGCAACATAAATATTCTTTAAGCTGCCGGTTACCGGAGCTTGAAGTGCTGCCATCCGCTAAAGATCACGGAATCGGAATAATCCCCTGGAGTCCGCTTGATGGTGGATTGTTGGGCGGTCATGCTTTCGACGCAAACAAAAAATCACGAACTGCCGATGACTTTTCTGTTTCAAAAATCAAATTGTTAAAGAAGAATATTGAGGATTATTATGCGTTTTGTAAGGAGTTGGGTGAATCGCCTGCTGATGTGGCGATAGCCTGGCTGCTACACAACGACGCCGTCACCTCACCAATAATCGGACCGCGGAATATGGAACAATTGACAGGAATAATAAAATCGATTGAGATAAAGTTAACTGAAGAATCTCTTAATAAATTAGATGAAATATGGCCGGGTCCCGGCGGCAGCGCGCCTGCGGCATATTCATGGTAA
- a CDS encoding methyltransferase domain-containing protein — MEFSELLKIVDGYQKTRILFSAVDIGIFDKINANPANAEDVADRCGTDSRYTETILNSLVSMKFLDKNDDIYRNTDAAVQYLMKDSDSYIGDIILFTGNSWDAWGKLSASIKEGKPKSKPYIEKQHDKEWDDFIKAMHNYALSRGDADTTARLIDLSKQNNLLDVACGPGTYSFELAKKYSNLNIILFDLPKTIGITKKIGIEYPFSDRIKYVEGDYNVDDFPSSYDCALLFNIIHQENYDTNLKLIGKIFDGLDQDGILIIKDHILNEDKTLPEDGSIFSVQMRLTNGGRCYSESEVRSWMSDVGFSDITKIGPAAPMTSAFMTGIK; from the coding sequence TTGGAATTTAGTGAACTATTAAAAATCGTTGACGGTTATCAGAAAACGAGAATATTATTTTCAGCGGTTGACATAGGTATATTTGATAAAATAAACGCTAACCCTGCAAATGCAGAAGACGTTGCAGATAGATGCGGCACTGATTCTCGATATACCGAGACAATCCTTAACTCTCTTGTATCAATGAAATTTCTCGACAAGAATGATGATATTTATAGGAACACTGATGCCGCGGTTCAATACCTAATGAAAGACTCGGATTCTTATATTGGAGATATTATACTGTTTACTGGAAATTCCTGGGATGCGTGGGGAAAGTTGTCTGCATCAATAAAAGAGGGTAAGCCTAAATCCAAGCCATACATTGAAAAACAGCACGATAAAGAATGGGATGATTTCATTAAGGCAATGCATAATTATGCTCTGTCAAGAGGAGACGCTGATACCACTGCTCGTCTTATTGATTTATCAAAACAGAACAATCTTCTTGATGTCGCATGCGGACCGGGTACCTATTCTTTTGAACTGGCAAAAAAGTATTCGAACCTGAATATCATTCTTTTTGATCTTCCGAAAACCATCGGTATAACAAAGAAAATAGGAATTGAATATCCGTTTTCCGATAGGATAAAATATGTTGAAGGTGATTATAACGTTGACGACTTTCCTTCTTCATATGATTGTGCGCTTCTTTTTAATATCATTCATCAAGAGAATTATGACACTAATTTGAAATTGATAGGGAAAATTTTCGATGGACTCGACCAAGACGGAATTCTTATTATTAAAGATCACATATTAAACGAAGATAAAACGTTACCGGAAGACGGCTCCATTTTTTCTGTTCAGATGCGACTTACAAACGGCGGTAGATGTTACAGCGAAAGCGAGGTAAGGTCTTGGATGTCTGATGTTGGCTTTAGCGACATAACTAAAATCGGTCCGGCGGCTCCAATGACATCAGCATTTATGACCGGGATTAAGTAG
- a CDS encoding TlpA family protein disulfide reductase — translation MIRINILIMFAMSFLTLVSCSSNENKSKIQAEVISLDSPDLKDMPHFELSYLDGSHFDSKSLEGKVVFVDFWATWCGPCLFEIPSMVEMGHKYKDDGFEIVGIAVQSGSQEDIQPTIDKLKMDYHVLIGDDEVMDAFGGIYGFPTNFLITRKGKIYKTFLGVYPEKDKVVEKDVRYLLGLDAESTELIG, via the coding sequence TTGATTAGAATTAATATATTGATAATGTTTGCGATGAGTTTTCTTACTTTAGTTTCTTGTTCATCCAACGAAAATAAAAGTAAAATACAAGCAGAGGTCATCTCCCTTGACAGTCCTGACCTAAAAGATATGCCTCATTTCGAACTCTCATACCTTGACGGTAGCCATTTTGATTCGAAATCATTAGAAGGCAAGGTAGTTTTCGTGGATTTTTGGGCAACATGGTGCGGTCCTTGTCTATTTGAAATTCCATCAATGGTGGAGATGGGTCATAAATATAAAGATGACGGATTCGAAATTGTGGGTATTGCTGTTCAATCAGGCAGCCAGGAAGATATACAGCCGACAATTGATAAATTGAAGATGGACTATCATGTTCTTATTGGAGATGATGAAGTTATGGACGCATTTGGGGGAATTTATGGATTTCCGACTAACTTTCTCATCACCAGAAAAGGGAAGATATATAAAACCTTTTTGGGTGTCTATCCTGAGAAAGATAAGGTAGTTGAAAAAGATGTTAGATATTTACTGGGCTTAGATGCCGAATCGACCGAATTAATTGGCTAA